A window of Formosa sp. Hel1_31_208 contains these coding sequences:
- a CDS encoding restriction endonuclease subunit S, translating to MANKNKNPEVRFKGFTEDWEEDFIGSFYDFKNGLNKGKEYFGYGKPIVNFTDVFHKRGLLTKELKGKVDVTRDEIKNYSVQIGDLFFTRTSETIDEIGQPSVMLDNPKDAVFSGFVLRARPIHKDPLEIGFKQYAFYTDFFRSEMTKKSSMTTRALTSGTAIKKMIFSFPKSKIEQKQIGTFFQNLEKLISHHQKKHDKLVVLKKAMLEKMFPSNGATVPKVRFKGFTGDWEEKPFGEFALVKRGLTYSPSDVSNKGVKVLRSSNIYEDTFIEKEDDVYVREEAINIEFAKNKDILITSANGSSRLVGKHAIIDGLNGKAVHGGFMLIVRSKTPYFLNASMSSSWYRKFISVNVSGGNGAIGNLKASDFEEQKILIPNEDEQQKIGNYFQNLDNQLALHKSQLEKLKNIKKACFTKMFIAQD from the coding sequence ATTTTATAGGTTCATTTTATGATTTTAAAAATGGTCTTAATAAGGGAAAAGAATATTTCGGTTACGGTAAGCCAATAGTAAATTTCACTGATGTATTTCACAAAAGAGGGTTATTAACTAAAGAGCTAAAAGGAAAGGTTGATGTAACTAGGGATGAAATTAAAAATTACAGTGTTCAAATTGGAGATTTGTTTTTTACCAGAACATCTGAAACAATAGATGAAATAGGTCAACCATCGGTTATGCTTGATAACCCAAAAGATGCAGTATTTAGTGGTTTTGTTTTACGTGCTAGACCAATACATAAAGACCCTTTAGAAATTGGTTTTAAGCAATATGCTTTTTACACAGATTTTTTTCGTTCAGAAATGACAAAAAAAAGTTCAATGACAACCAGAGCATTAACTTCTGGTACTGCTATTAAAAAAATGATATTTTCATTTCCAAAAAGTAAAATTGAACAAAAACAAATAGGTACTTTCTTCCAAAACTTAGAAAAACTTATTAGTCATCATCAAAAAAAACACGACAAACTAGTTGTTCTAAAAAAAGCTATGCTTGAAAAGATGTTTCCAAGTAATGGTGCTACTGTTCCTAAAGTTCGTTTTAAAGGATTTACTGGAGATTGGGAAGAAAAACCATTTGGAGAATTTGCTTTAGTGAAAAGAGGTTTAACTTATAGTCCTAGTGATGTTTCAAATAAAGGAGTTAAAGTTTTAAGGTCCTCTAATATTTATGAAGATACTTTTATCGAAAAGGAAGATGATGTTTATGTAAGGGAAGAAGCTATAAATATTGAATTTGCAAAGAACAAAGACATTCTTATTACTTCTGCAAATGGTTCTAGTCGTTTAGTTGGAAAACATGCAATAATTGACGGTTTAAATGGAAAGGCTGTTCACGGTGGTTTTATGTTAATTGTTAGGTCAAAAACGCCATATTTCTTAAATGCCTCTATGAGTTCTTCTTGGTATAGAAAATTTATAAGCGTTAATGTTTCAGGAGGTAATGGTGCAATCGGAAACTTAAAGGCTAGCGATTTTGAAGAACAGAAAATACTTATCCCTAATGAAGATGAACAACAAAAAATAGGTAATTATTTCCAAAACTTAGATAATCAATTAGCATTACACAAATCACAGTTAGAAAAACTCAAGAACATCAAAAAAGCCTGTTTTACTAAAATGTTTATAGCACAAGACTAA
- a CDS encoding type I restriction endonuclease subunit R, giving the protein MTFTKESEFEEALILALSKKGWENEVIKNPTEEDLLNNWANILFDNNRGIDRLNDTPLTNGEMQQILEQINALRTPLKLNGFINGKTVAIKRDNQEDKLHFGKEVSLKIYDRHEIAAGQSRYQIVQQPKFKTKSKILNDRRGDLMLLINGMPVIHIELKRSGVSVSQAYHQIENYARSGIFSGLFSLVQVFVAMEPKETVYFANPGPDGKFNKDFYFHWADFNNEPKNDWNDIASSFLSIPMAHQLIGFYTVPDDGDGVLKVMRSYQYYAANAISDKVAKTDWKSTHALGGYIWHTTGSGKTMTSFKSAQLIANSKDADKVIFLMDRIELGTQSLKEYRGFSDENEEVQATENTGILVTKLKSKDPVNTLIVTSIQKMSNIKDEEGGLNARDIQIMNEKRTVFIVDEAHRSTFGDMLIDIKNTFSSAIFFGFTGTPIKDENQINMNTTSTVFGGELHRYTLGDGIRDKNVLGFDPYKILTYKDRDLRKVIALEKARATDEADALSDPAKREIFNRYMNDLRMAGYYDHSGNYVRGIEDFVPKSQYEIDTHQEKVVEDILENWVVLSQNSKFHAIFATSSINESIEYYRLIKRLQPELKVTALFDSTIDNVGNAAFKEDGLVEILEDYNERFEQDYTLATHAKFKKDIAARLAHKLPYLRIETTPEEQIDLLIVVDQMLTGFDSKWVNTLYLDKVIRYQNIIQAFSRTNRLFGPDKPFGTIRYYRLPHTMEQHIDSAIKLYSGDSPVDLFVDRLEQNLNSINFMYNEISQLFNSAGVQNFESLPEGIPERGRFASLFKDLNDFLEAAKIQGFNWNQSKYVFGKGNEKSVVEMNFDENTYLILALRYRELFSGDGGGTGTREVPFEIEGYLTEIDTDKIDADYMNSRFEKYIKELKGEDVDSKQLQHTLDELHKSFATLTQEEQKYANIFIHDVQSGAVTIEKGKTFREYITEYLFNAKNDQIFRISELLGLDETKLRSMMDSGVTDKNINDYGRFDDLKSTVDRDKAKAYFEKLEGKTIPAFKINIRIDKLLQEFIISGGIEI; this is encoded by the coding sequence ATGACATTTACCAAAGAATCTGAATTTGAAGAAGCCTTAATATTGGCACTAAGTAAAAAAGGCTGGGAAAATGAGGTTATAAAAAACCCTACAGAAGAAGATTTACTAAACAACTGGGCAAATATTCTTTTTGATAACAATAGAGGTATAGACCGTTTAAATGACACGCCATTAACAAATGGTGAAATGCAACAAATACTTGAGCAAATAAATGCTTTAAGAACACCTCTAAAGCTAAATGGATTTATAAATGGTAAAACAGTTGCTATAAAACGAGATAACCAAGAAGACAAATTACATTTTGGTAAAGAAGTTAGTTTAAAAATCTACGATAGACATGAGATAGCAGCAGGACAGAGTAGATATCAAATTGTACAACAACCAAAATTTAAAACTAAATCTAAAATATTAAATGATAGACGTGGTGATTTAATGCTTTTAATTAATGGAATGCCAGTGATTCACATCGAGTTAAAAAGAAGTGGTGTATCTGTAAGTCAAGCCTATCATCAAATAGAAAATTACGCTCGTTCTGGAATCTTTTCAGGTCTGTTTTCTTTAGTTCAGGTATTTGTAGCAATGGAGCCTAAAGAAACTGTTTATTTCGCTAACCCTGGTCCAGATGGGAAATTCAATAAGGACTTTTATTTCCATTGGGCAGACTTTAATAATGAGCCAAAAAATGATTGGAATGATATAGCATCTTCTTTTCTCTCTATTCCAATGGCACATCAATTAATAGGTTTCTACACCGTACCAGATGATGGTGATGGTGTTTTAAAGGTAATGCGCAGTTATCAGTATTATGCAGCAAATGCAATATCAGATAAAGTTGCTAAAACAGATTGGAAAAGCACACATGCATTAGGTGGTTATATATGGCATACTACAGGTTCTGGTAAAACAATGACCAGTTTTAAATCGGCTCAGCTTATTGCCAATTCAAAAGATGCCGATAAGGTTATTTTTTTGATGGATAGAATAGAGTTAGGGACACAATCTCTAAAAGAGTATCGAGGTTTTTCAGATGAGAACGAAGAAGTGCAAGCAACTGAAAACACAGGTATTTTAGTTACAAAACTAAAAAGTAAAGACCCTGTAAATACTTTAATAGTTACTTCTATACAAAAGATGAGTAACATTAAGGATGAAGAGGGTGGATTAAATGCAAGAGACATTCAGATTATGAATGAAAAAAGAACTGTATTTATTGTAGATGAAGCACATCGTTCAACTTTTGGAGATATGCTTATTGATATTAAAAATACATTTTCATCAGCCATTTTCTTTGGGTTTACAGGAACACCTATTAAAGATGAAAACCAGATAAACATGAACACCACTTCAACAGTATTTGGAGGAGAGTTACACAGATATACTCTTGGTGATGGCATAAGAGATAAAAATGTATTAGGTTTTGACCCGTATAAAATATTGACATATAAAGACCGTGATTTAAGGAAGGTAATTGCTCTAGAAAAGGCAAGAGCTACAGATGAAGCAGATGCTCTTTCTGACCCTGCAAAAAGAGAAATTTTCAATAGGTATATGAATGATTTGAGAATGGCAGGATATTATGACCATTCTGGTAATTATGTTCGTGGTATTGAAGATTTTGTACCAAAGTCTCAATACGAAATAGATACGCATCAAGAAAAAGTAGTTGAGGATATATTAGAAAATTGGGTTGTGCTAAGTCAAAATAGTAAGTTTCATGCCATTTTTGCAACAAGTAGTATAAATGAATCTATTGAATATTATAGGTTAATAAAAAGACTTCAACCAGAATTAAAAGTAACAGCACTGTTTGACTCGACAATTGACAATGTTGGTAATGCTGCTTTTAAAGAAGATGGTTTAGTTGAGATTTTAGAAGATTATAACGAAAGATTTGAACAAGATTATACCTTAGCAACGCATGCAAAATTTAAAAAGGATATTGCTGCTAGATTGGCTCACAAACTACCTTATTTGAGAATTGAAACAACACCAGAAGAGCAGATTGATTTGCTAATTGTTGTAGACCAAATGCTGACAGGTTTTGATTCTAAATGGGTTAATACATTGTATTTGGATAAGGTAATTAGATATCAAAATATTATTCAAGCATTTTCAAGAACAAATCGTCTATTTGGACCAGACAAACCATTTGGGACAATACGCTATTATAGGTTACCACATACCATGGAACAGCACATTGATAGTGCCATTAAATTATACTCTGGAGATAGCCCTGTAGATTTATTTGTTGACCGTTTAGAACAAAATCTAAATTCAATAAATTTTATGTATAACGAAATTTCCCAATTGTTTAATTCAGCAGGAGTCCAAAATTTTGAAAGCCTACCAGAGGGTATTCCAGAAAGAGGACGATTTGCTTCACTCTTTAAAGATTTAAATGACTTTTTAGAAGCAGCCAAAATTCAAGGTTTCAATTGGAATCAATCAAAATATGTGTTTGGTAAAGGAAACGAAAAGTCTGTGGTTGAAATGAATTTTGATGAAAACACATACTTAATTCTAGCATTACGTTATAGAGAACTATTTAGTGGTGATGGCGGTGGCACTGGAACAAGAGAGGTTCCTTTTGAAATTGAAGGGTATTTAACGGAGATTGATACAGATAAAATTGATGCAGACTACATGAATTCTCGTTTTGAGAAATACATCAAAGAACTTAAAGGAGAGGATGTTGACAGTAAACAACTACAGCATACTTTAGATGAGTTGCATAAGTCATTTGCCACGTTAACTCAAGAAGAACAAAAATATGCTAATATTTTTATACATGATGTCCAAAGTGGTGCTGTAACTATTGAAAAAGGTAAAACATTTAGAGAATATATTACAGAGTATCTTTTTAATGCTAAGAATGACCAGATATTTAGAATTTCAGAATTACTAGGTTTAGATGAAACTAAGCTTCGTAGTATGATGGATTCAGGAGTAACTGATAAAAATATAAATGATTATGGCCGTTTTGATGATTTAAAAAGTACCGTTGATAGGGACAAGGCTAAAGCGTATTTTGAGAAATTGGAAGGTAAAACAATTCCTGCTTTTAAAATAAACATAAGAATTGATAAGCTGTTACAAGAGTTTATTATTAGTGGTGGAATTGAAATTTAA